In Acidaminococcus fermentans DSM 20731, one genomic interval encodes:
- a CDS encoding pro-sigmaK processing inhibitor BofA family protein has protein sequence MEIWIAGGAALVVLFLIINMFSLSLKLLWNGICGVVLLWLFNMLGGIFGVTIPIHFATALVAGFFGIPGVIFILLVQLMGH, from the coding sequence ATGGAAATCTGGATTGCAGGCGGGGCGGCCCTGGTTGTCCTGTTCCTGATCATCAATATGTTCTCCCTGTCCCTGAAGCTTCTGTGGAATGGGATCTGCGGGGTGGTGCTGCTGTGGCTGTTCAATATGCTGGGAGGGATCTTCGGAGTCACCATCCCCATCCATTTTGCAACGGCCCTGGTGGCCGGATTCTTCGGCATTCCCGGAGTGATCTTCATCCTGCTGGTCCAGCTGATGGGGCACTGA
- the atpB gene encoding F0F1 ATP synthase subunit A, giving the protein MGIAEAAGSEVIHYGTTEVLPGVALNMQTIYMSWLTMVIVAAIVFAATRRVQEIPYGIQNLVEMIVEWLEKLMDANLGVEGRRVATPFVLTLFLYIFVGNELGLMPSIGVHLSSPTNDINVALGLSITVAVATYIIGILQQGPSYFKHLVSPFALMLPLNIIEELAKPLTMALRLFGNILAGEILLAVLYMLVPWVVPNLWIGFSLIIGFLQAFIFTMLTVIALAPIFKQVHSNHH; this is encoded by the coding sequence ATGGGAATTGCAGAAGCTGCAGGTTCGGAAGTCATTCACTATGGAACCACAGAGGTGCTGCCGGGGGTTGCCCTGAACATGCAGACCATCTATATGTCCTGGCTGACCATGGTGATCGTGGCGGCCATTGTCTTTGCGGCCACCCGGCGGGTCCAGGAGATTCCCTATGGAATCCAGAATCTGGTGGAAATGATTGTGGAATGGCTGGAAAAACTCATGGATGCCAACCTGGGGGTGGAAGGCCGGCGGGTGGCCACACCCTTTGTCCTGACCCTGTTTCTGTACATCTTTGTGGGGAACGAGCTGGGGCTGATGCCTTCCATCGGGGTGCATCTATCTTCTCCCACCAATGACATCAACGTGGCACTGGGGCTTTCCATTACCGTGGCCGTTGCCACCTATATCATCGGGATCCTCCAGCAGGGACCCAGTTATTTCAAGCATCTGGTTTCTCCCTTTGCCCTGATGCTGCCCCTGAACATCATCGAAGAGCTGGCCAAGCCTCTGACCATGGCCCTGCGTCTTTTCGGGAATATCCTGGCAGGGGAAATCCTGCTGGCAGTACTGTACATGCTGGTGCCCTGGGTGGTACCCAACCTGTGGATCGGCTTCAGCCTGATCATCGGTTTTCTTCAGGCTTTCATCTTTACCATGCTTACCGTGATTGCCCTGGCGCCGATTTTCAAACAGGTCCATTCCAATCATCATTAA
- a CDS encoding chromate transporter translates to MNELIQLFTVFARIGAVTFGGGYAMLPILQAEVVEKYHWASEEELADYYAVGQCTPGVIAVNTATFIGMKRKGVPGGIIATLGVVFPSLVIITVIAACLSNFAQLQVVKDAFAGIRVCVCVLIFNAIRKLAKGALVDKLTIGLFLLVMGINLFSSLSPAWLVVLAGVVGLLAKKAGGEL, encoded by the coding sequence ATGAATGAACTGATCCAGCTGTTTACGGTATTTGCCCGGATCGGGGCAGTTACCTTTGGGGGCGGCTACGCCATGCTCCCCATCCTCCAGGCCGAAGTGGTGGAAAAATACCACTGGGCCAGTGAGGAAGAACTGGCGGACTATTATGCGGTGGGCCAGTGCACACCCGGCGTCATTGCGGTGAACACGGCCACCTTCATCGGCATGAAGCGGAAAGGGGTGCCCGGCGGGATCATCGCCACCCTGGGGGTGGTGTTCCCTTCCCTGGTAATCATCACCGTGATCGCCGCCTGCCTGTCCAATTTTGCCCAGCTCCAGGTGGTCAAGGATGCCTTTGCCGGAATCCGGGTCTGTGTCTGTGTGCTGATCTTCAATGCCATCCGGAAACTGGCCAAAGGAGCCCTGGTGGACAAGCTGACCATCGGCCTGTTCCTGCTGGTTATGGGCATCAATCTGTTTTCCAGTCTCTCCCCTGCCTGGCTGGTGGTCCTGGCCGGCGTAGTGGGTCTCCTGGCAAAGAAAGCGGGAGGTGAACTGTAG
- a CDS encoding GtrA family protein, giving the protein MLQKSKSEKIRVLCYLCIGGTAALFEWGLVYLFNSRWGWNYLLATAVAYLCSTVCHYIATNIWVFTSGVRYSRGKEFSLVLLVSTLGLVYNVLLMRLFVGSLGLPVMGSKVGASALVTVWNYFSRKKWIYSD; this is encoded by the coding sequence ATGCTGCAGAAATCCAAAAGCGAAAAGATCCGTGTCCTCTGTTATCTTTGCATTGGGGGCACGGCTGCTTTGTTTGAGTGGGGGCTGGTCTATCTGTTCAACAGCCGCTGGGGATGGAACTATCTCCTGGCCACGGCGGTGGCCTATCTATGCTCCACGGTATGCCACTATATTGCCACCAATATCTGGGTGTTCACCAGCGGGGTCCGGTACAGCCGGGGCAAGGAATTTTCCCTGGTGCTCCTGGTGTCCACCCTGGGCCTGGTGTACAACGTGCTGCTCATGCGTCTTTTCGTGGGCAGCCTGGGTCTGCCGGTGATGGGGTCCAAGGTGGGGGCCTCGGCCCTGGTGACCGTCTGGAATTATTTTTCAAGGAAGAAATGGATATATTCAGACTGA
- a CDS encoding LTA synthase family protein produces MKKKILYGVFVLLSFLAEAGYRWNFLKEIVPFPWAEFWYHTLNYFFRDLLLSWVALFLYAQRRRIRDRVKRYFPVVVVGTLYLADALFMVSYLELDPGFMTVLSVLAGLFNNIVLVLLAAMCYHHWPNRVMKGLYFLAYYVTCLLILGDGIYFWNTSMHVESVLFDNLNIYAAKGILSTTENWQLGLLAAVMLLFIPLFRVVHPRRHKPNLPWSLLCVVLFALGLNGSYVLLAEGTYHAADSVSGLDIEVDMEKSRKPTRAMVAYPINVNFFHKAFFKTDKVVHDPWKYQERTLSDKDKAALEELGILPKQKIVPRKQPAYDRVVMLILESVHRDYLHHYNPSIPADATPYLDSLVKKYPRIDHYYSSAVPTTQGLNATFRSQLVYDKDLPGERQPSLFRILQQAGFEGYFINASSRYYANEYREYPAQFGMEHYLAKEDLGNMGYKGASGWGFHNDVMYDAALKTLAENRDKKLFLVCKTLDMHQPYPYYGYTYAEMPEDVRDNGTATVCGMYWVDKTIQHFFEEASRQGLMDDRTLFIVTSDHNPHSGGEYKTLVTNPQDKQSVAPIPVIFISKNLAPLADLDESMYASQQDMAPTLLTLLGQPVPQEFLGRDLLQPVPHPYALGYFGGKAYYYSADRNFVATLDEETPDTEEKDALANYIMYGYVKRHIEFMK; encoded by the coding sequence GTGAAAAAGAAAATCCTGTACGGAGTCTTCGTACTCCTGAGTTTTCTGGCGGAAGCCGGTTACCGCTGGAATTTTTTGAAAGAAATCGTGCCCTTTCCCTGGGCGGAATTCTGGTATCATACCCTGAACTATTTTTTCCGGGATCTACTCCTGTCCTGGGTGGCACTGTTCCTGTACGCCCAGCGCCGGCGGATCCGTGACCGGGTGAAACGGTATTTCCCCGTGGTGGTGGTGGGGACCCTGTATCTGGCCGATGCCCTGTTCATGGTCAGCTACCTGGAGCTGGATCCGGGGTTCATGACGGTCCTTTCCGTACTGGCCGGGCTGTTCAACAACATCGTCCTGGTGCTTCTGGCGGCCATGTGCTATCATCACTGGCCCAACCGGGTGATGAAGGGGCTGTACTTCCTGGCCTATTATGTGACCTGCCTCCTGATCCTGGGAGACGGGATCTACTTCTGGAACACCTCCATGCATGTGGAAAGCGTGCTCTTTGACAATCTGAACATCTATGCGGCCAAAGGGATCCTGAGCACCACGGAGAACTGGCAGCTGGGGCTGCTGGCCGCCGTGATGCTGCTGTTCATCCCTCTGTTCCGGGTAGTCCATCCCCGGCGCCACAAACCCAACCTGCCCTGGTCCCTTTTGTGCGTGGTGCTGTTCGCCCTGGGGCTCAACGGCTCTTATGTGCTGCTGGCAGAAGGGACCTATCATGCGGCGGACAGTGTGAGCGGGCTGGATATCGAAGTGGATATGGAAAAAAGCCGGAAGCCCACCCGGGCCATGGTGGCCTATCCCATCAATGTGAACTTCTTCCACAAAGCTTTCTTCAAAACCGACAAGGTGGTCCATGATCCCTGGAAATATCAGGAACGGACCTTGTCGGACAAGGACAAGGCTGCTCTGGAAGAACTGGGAATCCTGCCCAAACAGAAAATCGTACCCCGGAAGCAGCCGGCTTACGACCGGGTGGTGATGCTGATCCTGGAAAGTGTCCACAGGGATTATCTCCATCATTACAATCCCAGCATCCCGGCGGATGCCACGCCTTACCTGGATTCCCTGGTGAAGAAGTATCCCCGGATCGATCATTACTATTCTTCTGCCGTACCCACCACCCAGGGCCTCAATGCCACCTTCCGGTCCCAGCTGGTCTATGACAAGGACCTGCCGGGCGAGCGGCAGCCGTCCCTGTTCCGGATCCTCCAGCAGGCCGGCTTCGAAGGCTATTTCATCAATGCTTCCAGCCGGTACTATGCCAACGAATACCGGGAGTATCCCGCCCAGTTCGGCATGGAACATTATCTGGCCAAGGAAGACCTGGGGAACATGGGATACAAGGGGGCCAGCGGCTGGGGCTTCCACAACGACGTGATGTACGATGCGGCCCTGAAGACCCTGGCGGAGAACCGGGACAAGAAATTGTTCCTAGTGTGCAAGACCCTGGATATGCACCAGCCCTATCCTTATTACGGCTACACCTATGCGGAGATGCCGGAGGATGTCCGGGACAACGGGACCGCCACCGTCTGCGGCATGTACTGGGTGGACAAGACCATCCAGCACTTCTTTGAAGAGGCATCCCGACAGGGCCTGATGGATGACCGGACCCTGTTCATCGTCACTTCGGATCACAACCCCCATTCCGGCGGGGAATACAAGACCCTGGTGACCAATCCCCAGGACAAACAGAGTGTGGCGCCCATTCCGGTGATTTTCATTTCCAAAAACCTGGCGCCTCTGGCGGATCTGGACGAATCCATGTACGCCAGCCAGCAGGATATGGCACCCACCCTGCTGACCCTGCTGGGCCAGCCGGTTCCCCAGGAATTCCTGGGACGGGACCTGCTCCAGCCGGTACCTCATCCCTATGCCCTGGGATACTTCGGGGGCAAGGCCTACTATTATTCCGCGGACCGGAATTTCGTGGCCACCCTGGATGAAGAGACCCCGGATACGGAAGAAAAAGATGCCCTGGCCAATTACATCATGTACGGCTATGTGAAACGGCATATTGAGTTTATGAAGTAA
- the wecB gene encoding non-hydrolyzing UDP-N-acetylglucosamine 2-epimerase, translated as MKKLKVMTIFGTRPEAIKMCPLVLEMKKYPDMLEPIVAVTAQHREMLDQVLELFQIKPDYDLNIMTAGQTLYDVTSRALMGLKEVLEQAQPDLVLVHGDTTTTFVGALASFYKQIPVGHVEAGLRTGNKYSPFPEEMNRKLTAAITDHHFAPTANAKANLLKENIKEDDIYVTGNTVIDALQATVKDSFDFHNPKLEEAIRSDHKLILMTTHRRENLGAPMRHVYQALKEVLKDNPDAEAIFPMHKNPKVREVAEAVLGKMERVHLLEPMDYEPFANLMARVDIVLTDSGGIQEEAPALGKPVLVLRNTTERPEAVTAGTVKLIGTGKEDVYAATSRLLNDEKYYRSMAEAVNPYGDGQAAKRIVTYLLHTHGYPVELMPEFHGGQDK; from the coding sequence ATGAAAAAATTGAAAGTCATGACGATTTTTGGGACCCGGCCGGAAGCCATCAAAATGTGTCCGCTGGTACTGGAAATGAAAAAGTACCCGGACATGCTGGAACCCATTGTGGCCGTAACAGCTCAGCATCGGGAAATGCTGGACCAGGTGCTGGAACTGTTCCAGATCAAACCGGATTATGATTTGAACATCATGACCGCCGGTCAGACCCTGTATGATGTGACCAGCCGTGCCCTGATGGGTCTGAAGGAAGTACTGGAACAGGCACAGCCGGATCTGGTGCTGGTCCATGGGGATACCACCACCACTTTTGTGGGGGCCCTGGCCTCCTTCTACAAGCAGATTCCGGTGGGCCATGTGGAAGCGGGCCTGCGGACCGGCAACAAATATTCTCCCTTCCCGGAGGAAATGAACCGGAAGCTGACGGCGGCCATCACCGACCATCATTTTGCGCCTACGGCCAATGCCAAGGCCAATCTGCTGAAGGAAAACATCAAAGAAGACGATATCTACGTCACCGGCAATACAGTCATCGATGCCCTCCAGGCCACGGTGAAGGATTCCTTTGATTTCCACAACCCCAAACTGGAGGAGGCCATCCGGTCCGACCACAAACTGATCCTGATGACCACCCACCGCCGGGAGAACCTGGGGGCGCCCATGCGCCATGTTTACCAGGCTCTGAAGGAAGTCCTGAAGGACAATCCGGATGCGGAAGCCATTTTCCCCATGCACAAGAACCCCAAGGTGCGGGAAGTGGCGGAAGCGGTGCTGGGCAAAATGGAACGGGTCCATCTGCTGGAACCCATGGACTATGAACCCTTTGCCAACCTCATGGCCCGGGTGGACATTGTCCTGACGGATTCCGGCGGTATCCAGGAAGAAGCTCCGGCCCTGGGGAAACCGGTGCTGGTGCTGCGGAACACCACGGAACGGCCGGAAGCCGTTACTGCCGGCACGGTGAAACTGATCGGCACCGGCAAGGAAGATGTGTATGCGGCCACCAGCCGGCTGCTGAACGACGAAAAATACTACCGGTCCATGGCGGAAGCGGTGAATCCCTATGGGGACGGCCAGGCTGCCAAACGGATCGTCACCTATCTGCTCCACACCCATGGATATCCGGTGGAACTGATGCCGGAATTCCACGGGGGACAGGACAAGTAA
- a CDS encoding glycosyltransferase family 4 protein, with amino-acid sequence MKTYLLALSISLIISWVLTPFVKKLAFRIGAVDRPNARKVHHRIMPRMGGLAIYIGFMAAAVTTMELTRDVVGILLGGTVIAIVGILDDMFQLAAKVKLVGQIVAALVPVCFGVRIEWLNNPWGGYFYLNYLSIPFTVFWIVSFTNVVNLIDGLDGLAAGVSAIASVTVIMVALQQGLYPVAVLTAALAGGIIGFIRYNFNPATIFMGDTGSLFLGYMLAAISIFGAVKSAATIALLVPAIALGLPIMDTAFAIVRRYRNGRPIFSPDKGHIHHRLLAMGFSQRQAVIFMYLISAGLCLTAVLLTEMEGIYAIALLVFLLAVIFIGARKIGILQDRS; translated from the coding sequence GTGAAAACGTATTTACTGGCATTGAGCATTTCGCTGATCATCAGTTGGGTCCTGACTCCTTTTGTCAAGAAACTGGCATTCCGCATCGGCGCGGTGGACCGGCCCAACGCCCGAAAGGTGCATCACCGGATCATGCCCCGGATGGGCGGGCTGGCCATCTACATCGGTTTTATGGCCGCCGCCGTCACCACCATGGAACTGACACGGGACGTGGTGGGAATCCTGCTGGGAGGAACGGTCATTGCCATTGTGGGTATACTGGATGACATGTTCCAGCTGGCCGCCAAGGTCAAGCTGGTGGGCCAGATCGTGGCTGCTCTGGTCCCGGTGTGCTTCGGGGTCCGGATCGAATGGCTGAACAATCCCTGGGGCGGGTATTTCTATCTGAACTACCTGTCCATTCCTTTTACGGTGTTCTGGATCGTCAGCTTCACCAACGTGGTGAACCTGATCGACGGTCTGGACGGTCTGGCTGCCGGTGTATCCGCCATTGCTTCCGTGACTGTCATCATGGTGGCTCTTCAGCAGGGGCTGTATCCGGTGGCAGTACTGACCGCGGCACTGGCCGGGGGCATCATCGGCTTCATCCGGTACAATTTCAACCCGGCCACCATTTTCATGGGGGATACCGGGAGCCTGTTCCTGGGCTATATGCTGGCTGCCATTTCCATTTTCGGAGCGGTGAAGAGTGCGGCCACCATTGCGCTCCTGGTGCCGGCCATTGCGCTGGGGCTGCCCATTATGGACACGGCTTTTGCCATTGTCCGCCGCTACCGGAACGGACGGCCCATTTTCAGTCCGGACAAGGGACATATCCATCACCGCCTGCTGGCCATGGGCTTCAGCCAGCGGCAGGCTGTGATTTTCATGTATCTGATCAGTGCAGGACTCTGTCTTACGGCAGTGCTCCTGACGGAAATGGAGGGGATCTATGCCATTGCACTGCTGGTATTCCTGCTGGCGGTGATTTTCATTGGCGCAAGGAAAATCGGGATTTTACAGGATAGATCATGA
- a CDS encoding chromate transporter — MGLFLQLFTEFFKIGLFAIGGGMATIPFLAKLAIATGWFTETDLLNMIAISESTPGPIGVNSATAVGYHIAGFPGALDATLGLITPSVIIIIIVSQFLKKFGDSKYVKAVMYGLRAASAGLIAAAGLMVARVTLLHPEAWKTGNLAGLPNVRSILLALVLVFLTGKYKKIHPIAFLAASAVVGVVFGFAG, encoded by the coding sequence GTGGGACTCTTCCTCCAGTTGTTTACGGAATTCTTCAAGATCGGCCTGTTCGCCATCGGGGGCGGCATGGCCACCATCCCCTTCCTGGCCAAACTGGCCATCGCCACCGGATGGTTCACGGAAACGGACCTGCTGAACATGATTGCCATATCCGAATCCACCCCCGGTCCCATCGGGGTCAACAGTGCCACTGCCGTAGGCTATCACATTGCCGGGTTCCCCGGTGCGTTGGATGCCACCCTGGGGCTGATTACGCCGTCCGTCATCATTATCATCATCGTATCCCAGTTCCTGAAAAAATTCGGGGACAGCAAATACGTCAAGGCCGTGATGTACGGACTCCGGGCCGCTTCCGCCGGCCTGATCGCTGCAGCCGGACTCATGGTGGCCCGAGTGACCCTGCTCCACCCGGAAGCCTGGAAAACCGGGAACCTGGCCGGGCTCCCCAATGTCCGTTCCATTCTCCTGGCCCTGGTGCTGGTGTTCCTCACAGGAAAATACAAAAAAATCCACCCCATCGCCTTCCTGGCCGCTTCGGCCGTGGTGGGCGTAGTGTTCGGGTTTGCGGGATAA
- the recR gene encoding recombination mediator RecR produces MRMVKPLARLHEQLRRLPGIGSKSALRLAYHVLDMKREDVEELARALLDVKDHVHLCRQCFDLCEGELCEICQDEKRDRSLVCVVEQPQDVAAMERTRGYQGLYHVLHGVLSPLDGVGPDQLKIRELLLRLQKGTVKEVIIATNSDVEGEATANYLAGLIRPTGIKVSRIAHGLPVGGDLEYADELTLYKALENRREI; encoded by the coding sequence ATGCGGATGGTAAAACCCCTGGCCCGGCTCCACGAACAGCTGCGGCGTCTGCCGGGCATTGGTTCCAAGTCGGCCCTGCGTCTGGCCTACCATGTGCTGGACATGAAGCGGGAAGATGTGGAGGAACTGGCCCGGGCTCTCCTGGATGTGAAGGATCATGTCCATCTCTGCCGGCAGTGTTTCGATCTGTGCGAAGGGGAACTGTGTGAAATCTGCCAGGACGAAAAAAGGGACCGGAGCCTGGTGTGTGTGGTGGAACAGCCCCAGGATGTGGCGGCCATGGAACGGACCCGGGGCTACCAGGGTCTGTATCATGTGCTCCATGGGGTCCTCTCTCCCCTGGACGGGGTGGGGCCGGATCAGCTGAAGATCCGGGAACTGCTGCTCCGTCTCCAGAAAGGGACGGTCAAAGAAGTGATCATCGCCACCAATTCTGATGTGGAAGGGGAAGCCACGGCCAATTATCTGGCCGGACTGATCCGTCCCACGGGAATCAAAGTCAGCCGGATCGCCCATGGTCTGCCGGTGGGCGGCGACCTGGAGTATGCCGATGAACTGACTCTGTACAAGGCCTTGGAAAACCGGCGGGAAATCTGA
- the atpE gene encoding ATP synthase F0 subunit C: MIDNNTLIIIASVLGAALIGVGASLAATRGDSTVASKALECMARQPEQAGSFQVNMLIAIGLVESIPIIASVIAIVLVFANPFVK; this comes from the coding sequence ATGATAGACAACAATACCCTGATCATCATCGCTTCCGTGCTGGGAGCTGCCTTAATTGGCGTAGGTGCTTCTCTGGCAGCCACCAGAGGGGACTCCACTGTGGCTTCCAAGGCCCTGGAATGCATGGCCCGCCAGCCGGAACAGGCTGGCAGCTTCCAGGTGAACATGCTGATTGCCATCGGTCTGGTGGAATCCATCCCCATCATCGCTTCCGTTATTGCCATTGTGCTGGTGTTCGCCAATCCCTTTGTCAAATAA
- a CDS encoding MATE family efflux transporter, translated as MSETTLAGTGTFRSRLKKILGVMIPILITQLCITGMSLFDTVMSGHAGTVQLAGVAIGTNVWMPVFTGLNGILQALTPIVANYRGAREYHKISGAVVSGLALACALALTVIGAGSQLLPRILDTMSLAPEVRTVAFRYLGFVAWGILPLFCASILRSFVDTLGYTQVTMRLFLLTMPVNAAMNYIFIFGKLGAPALGGPGAGVGTAITCWLLCLSFSLLVLRLKVFRDFHVFRISGFSFSHVREHLRIGIPMGLAIFLETSFFGVECLLVSRFGTIAVAANQAAMSFCNMLYMVPLSFSLSLTIIVGAYVGARDFVQAKAYADTGRLSNILIGAFFGCVLFLGRGLIARLYTEDPNLMEPIMHFLTFAVAFQFFDSTAAPIQGVLRGYKDVKATFYSALAAYWGIALPFGLFLDHGLHKGPDGYWLGLITGIFFSAAFLSLRLRYMERKKRETV; from the coding sequence TTGAGTGAAACGACGCTTGCGGGAACCGGCACTTTCCGTTCCCGTCTGAAGAAAATCCTGGGGGTCATGATCCCCATCCTGATTACCCAGCTGTGCATTACCGGCATGAGCCTGTTCGATACGGTGATGAGCGGCCATGCCGGTACGGTCCAGCTGGCCGGGGTGGCCATCGGTACCAATGTGTGGATGCCGGTGTTCACCGGGCTCAATGGCATCCTCCAGGCACTGACCCCCATTGTGGCCAATTACCGGGGTGCCCGGGAATATCACAAAATCTCCGGAGCGGTGGTCAGCGGTCTGGCCCTGGCCTGTGCCCTGGCCCTGACGGTGATCGGGGCCGGATCCCAGCTGCTGCCCCGGATCCTGGATACCATGAGCCTGGCACCGGAAGTCCGTACGGTGGCCTTCCGGTACCTGGGCTTTGTGGCCTGGGGTATCCTGCCCCTGTTCTGTGCCAGTATTCTCCGGTCCTTTGTGGATACCCTGGGCTACACCCAGGTGACCATGCGGCTGTTTCTGCTGACCATGCCGGTGAATGCCGCCATGAACTACATCTTCATCTTCGGCAAACTGGGAGCCCCGGCCCTGGGGGGACCGGGAGCCGGGGTGGGGACGGCCATCACCTGCTGGCTGCTGTGCCTTTCCTTTTCCCTGCTGGTACTGCGGCTGAAGGTGTTCCGGGATTTCCACGTGTTCCGGATTTCCGGCTTTTCCTTTTCCCATGTCCGGGAGCATTTGCGAATCGGCATCCCCATGGGGCTGGCCATTTTCCTGGAAACCAGTTTCTTCGGGGTGGAATGCCTGCTGGTGTCCCGGTTCGGCACCATTGCCGTGGCGGCCAACCAGGCGGCCATGAGTTTCTGCAATATGCTGTACATGGTGCCCCTGAGCTTTTCCCTGTCCCTGACCATCATTGTGGGGGCCTATGTGGGAGCCCGGGATTTTGTCCAGGCCAAGGCCTATGCGGATACGGGCCGGCTGTCCAACATCCTGATCGGGGCCTTTTTCGGCTGCGTCCTGTTCCTGGGCCGGGGACTGATTGCCCGGCTGTATACGGAAGACCCCAACCTGATGGAACCCATTATGCACTTCCTGACCTTTGCGGTGGCCTTCCAGTTTTTCGACAGTACGGCAGCTCCCATCCAGGGCGTGCTCCGGGGCTACAAGGACGTAAAAGCCACCTTCTATTCCGCTCTGGCGGCCTACTGGGGCATTGCCCTGCCCTTCGGCCTGTTCCTGGATCACGGCCTCCACAAGGGACCGGACGGGTACTGGCTGGGGCTTATTACGGGAATCTTCTTCTCTGCTGCTTTCCTGAGCCTGCGGCTGCGGTATATGGAACGGAAAAAAAGAGAGACTGTCTGA
- a CDS encoding diacylglycerol/lipid kinase family protein, translating into MLRHKVDIEGFERVLLVHNHNSGKQTFFSGIHSNVESIARQLMRMYGAERFQYVKVGTFAETQAVGKKICAEKIQWVIVAGGDGTLRALVEECVDQDYWPYVSIYPAGTVNLVAKELMQKTDVHNWMYRVSKGVTTPVCLGRANDRIFLTVAGIGVDSMVVQQVTPKEKKYLSTLAYVRQSGRVLGNEMLLHNWKYRFQVMINGDGVWHQASSVIVTKSRYYAGRFSLVNGGSLSNPTMHVCLFTKGRCVDFLRYTALIAADMLTLDKSVEIYPAQQVDIRCNVSKFAAELDGDAVVTSPLSIALLPKPLEFIS; encoded by the coding sequence ATGCTTCGTCATAAAGTCGATATTGAAGGATTTGAGCGGGTCCTCCTGGTCCACAACCACAACTCCGGGAAACAGACTTTTTTCAGCGGGATCCACAGCAATGTGGAAAGCATTGCCCGGCAGCTGATGCGGATGTACGGAGCGGAACGGTTCCAGTATGTGAAAGTGGGGACCTTTGCTGAAACCCAGGCGGTGGGAAAGAAAATCTGCGCCGAAAAGATCCAGTGGGTGATCGTGGCCGGCGGGGACGGGACTCTCCGGGCTCTGGTGGAAGAATGCGTGGACCAGGACTACTGGCCCTATGTGAGCATTTATCCGGCCGGGACGGTGAACCTGGTGGCCAAGGAACTGATGCAGAAAACCGATGTGCACAACTGGATGTACCGGGTGTCCAAAGGGGTCACCACCCCGGTGTGCCTGGGGAGAGCCAACGATCGGATCTTCCTGACCGTGGCCGGCATCGGCGTGGATTCCATGGTGGTCCAGCAGGTGACGCCCAAAGAGAAAAAATATCTGTCCACCCTGGCTTATGTGCGTCAGAGCGGACGGGTGCTGGGCAACGAGATGCTGCTCCACAACTGGAAATACCGCTTTCAGGTCATGATCAACGGGGATGGGGTATGGCACCAGGCCAGCTCCGTCATCGTCACCAAAAGCCGGTACTATGCCGGACGGTTCTCCCTGGTGAACGGGGGATCCCTGTCCAACCCCACCATGCACGTCTGCCTTTTTACCAAGGGACGCTGCGTGGACTTTCTCCGGTATACGGCCCTGATTGCGGCGGATATGCTGACCCTGGACAAAAGTGTGGAGATCTATCCCGCCCAGCAGGTGGATATCCGCTGCAATGTAAGCAAATTCGCCGCTGAACTGGACGGAGACGCGGTGGTCACTTCACCCCTTTCCATTGCCCTGCTGCCCAAACCCCTGGAATTCATTTCGTGA
- a CDS encoding YbaB/EbfC family nucleoid-associated protein — MFKGGMAMNGMQGMLKKVQKMQSEMTRLQDELKEREVEGTAGGEAVKAVVNGNKNLVSLTLSPDAVDPEDVEMLQDLIVTAVNDAMKKVDEMTEKELGKVTGGLKLPGMF; from the coding sequence ATGTTCAAAGGTGGAATGGCAATGAACGGCATGCAGGGCATGCTGAAGAAAGTACAGAAAATGCAGAGTGAAATGACCCGTCTCCAGGATGAACTGAAGGAACGGGAAGTGGAAGGTACGGCCGGCGGGGAAGCCGTCAAGGCCGTGGTCAACGGCAACAAGAATCTGGTGAGCCTGACCCTGTCTCCGGATGCAGTGGATCCGGAAGACGTGGAAATGCTCCAGGACCTGATCGTCACCGCCGTCAATGATGCCATGAAGAAAGTGGACGAGATGACGGAAAAGGAACTGGGCAAAGTGACTGGCGGACTGAAGCTGCCGGGGATGTTTTAA